The proteins below are encoded in one region of Buteo buteo chromosome 22, bButBut1.hap1.1, whole genome shotgun sequence:
- the LOC142043064 gene encoding voltage-gated potassium channel KCNC1-like isoform X1: MEGSKEKIILNIGGVRYETYSSTLRTFPGTKLCSLTEPHAPSIYDYDPTTKEFFFDRSAEIFSYVLNYYRTKHFHCPINTCRSVLEEELTFWEINETQLASCCWLKLNNKEVHPEEFNIWDENEQTDDQCLIVQTERRDFSWRTRWQPKIWSIFEKPFSSFSAKCLAFISLLFIVGIVIIFCEETKAQFEFFTANFTSVGYSAVSHNNHESYYHQAAYLLHLELFCVLWFTFEFSVRFCFCPDKKLFFQNPLNVVDFLSLFPVYIELFVAGQIQRMPSLGLWLGFVRIVYLLKLLKISKLIETPLILRVLCYTLKSIFREICILLMILAFETLLFGSLFFYGELLGSHPSYTGELHFTDILVCFWWALITLTTVGYGDIIPLTTVGQVTAALAAVFGMLTIIIPIPIFLVKFKSYYDIANFKQKLKRSKKH; encoded by the exons ATGGAAGGCTCCAAGGAAAAAATCATCTTGAATATTGGGGGAGTCAGATATGAGACATACAGCAGCACCCTCCGGACCTTCCCAGGGACCAAGCTGTGCAGCCTAACAGAGCCCCATGCCCCAAGCATCTATGACTATGATCCTACCACCAAAGAGTTTTTTTTTGATAGGAGTGCTGAGATCTTCAGCTATGTGTTGAACTATTACAGAACCAAACATTTCCACTGCCCCATCAATACCTGTAGGTCAGTCTTAGAAGAAGAGTTGACTTTTTGGGAAATAAATGAGACACAGCTAgcatcctgctgctggctgaagcTGAATAATAAAGAGGTCCATCCAGAGGAGTTTAACATTTGGGATGAAAATGAACAGACTGATGACCAATGCCTCATAGTCCAGACAGAAAGAAGGGATTTCAGCTGGCGAACCAGGTGGCAGCCAAAGATTTGGTCTATATTTGAAAAacccttttcctctttcagtgcTAAG tgcttggcttttatttctctgctgttcATCGTTGGAATTGTCATCATATTCTGTGAAGAGACCAAGGCACAATTTGAGTTCTTTACTGCTAACTTCACCTCTGTTGGCTATTCTGCGGTCTCCCACAACAACCATGAATCCTATTACCACCAGGCTGCCTACTTGCTTCATCTGGAGCTTTTCTGCGTCCTCTGGTTTACTTTTGAGTTCTCCGTGCGATTTTGTTTCTGCCCAGACAAGAAGTTGTTCTTTCAAAATCCCCTGAACGTGGTTGacttcctctccctcttcccagtTTATATTGAGCTCTTTGTGGCTGGGCAGATTCAGAGAATGCCAAGCCTGGGGCTTTGGTTGGGCTTTGTTCGCATTGTCTATCTCCTCAAACTCCTGAAGATATCCAAGCTGATAGAAACGCCACTGATCCTGAGGGTTCTGTGCTACACTCTCAAGTCTATCTTCAGAGAGATTTGCATCCTGCTGATGATTTTGGCCTTTGAGACCCTCTTGTTTGGCTCTCTCTTTTTCTATGGGGAGTTGCTTGGTAGCCATCCCTCCTACACAGGGGAGCTGCACTTCACTGACATTCTTGTTTGCTTCTGGTGGGCTTTGATCACACTCACTACAGTGGGCTACGGAGATATTATCCCTCTCACCACAGTTGGCCAAGTGACGGCAGCCTTAGCTGCGGTATTCGGCATGTTAACTATTATTATCCCAATACCTATTTTCCTGGTGAAATTTAAAAGCTATTACGACATTGCTAACTTcaaacagaagctgaaaaggaGCAAGAAACATTAA
- the LOC142043064 gene encoding voltage-gated potassium channel KCNC1-like isoform X2, producing the protein MRSQEPDCYLVSSPFFWLQSCCNSTKCLAFISLLFIVGIVIIFCEETKAQFEFFTANFTSVGYSAVSHNNHESYYHQAAYLLHLELFCVLWFTFEFSVRFCFCPDKKLFFQNPLNVVDFLSLFPVYIELFVAGQIQRMPSLGLWLGFVRIVYLLKLLKISKLIETPLILRVLCYTLKSIFREICILLMILAFETLLFGSLFFYGELLGSHPSYTGELHFTDILVCFWWALITLTTVGYGDIIPLTTVGQVTAALAAVFGMLTIIIPIPIFLVKFKSYYDIANFKQKLKRSKKH; encoded by the exons ATGAGGAGCCAAGAACCAGACTGCTACCTAG tctcttctcctttcttctggtTGCAGAGTTGCTGCAATAGCACCAAG tgcttggcttttatttctctgctgttcATCGTTGGAATTGTCATCATATTCTGTGAAGAGACCAAGGCACAATTTGAGTTCTTTACTGCTAACTTCACCTCTGTTGGCTATTCTGCGGTCTCCCACAACAACCATGAATCCTATTACCACCAGGCTGCCTACTTGCTTCATCTGGAGCTTTTCTGCGTCCTCTGGTTTACTTTTGAGTTCTCCGTGCGATTTTGTTTCTGCCCAGACAAGAAGTTGTTCTTTCAAAATCCCCTGAACGTGGTTGacttcctctccctcttcccagtTTATATTGAGCTCTTTGTGGCTGGGCAGATTCAGAGAATGCCAAGCCTGGGGCTTTGGTTGGGCTTTGTTCGCATTGTCTATCTCCTCAAACTCCTGAAGATATCCAAGCTGATAGAAACGCCACTGATCCTGAGGGTTCTGTGCTACACTCTCAAGTCTATCTTCAGAGAGATTTGCATCCTGCTGATGATTTTGGCCTTTGAGACCCTCTTGTTTGGCTCTCTCTTTTTCTATGGGGAGTTGCTTGGTAGCCATCCCTCCTACACAGGGGAGCTGCACTTCACTGACATTCTTGTTTGCTTCTGGTGGGCTTTGATCACACTCACTACAGTGGGCTACGGAGATATTATCCCTCTCACCACAGTTGGCCAAGTGACGGCAGCCTTAGCTGCGGTATTCGGCATGTTAACTATTATTATCCCAATACCTATTTTCCTGGTGAAATTTAAAAGCTATTACGACATTGCTAACTTcaaacagaagctgaaaaggaGCAAGAAACATTAA